CACGTTCACGTTGCGGTCAGGGACGCTCGGTACGTGCGTCTGCCCCGGAGCAGGCCCTGTCGTCGTGGGCTGCCCGGTGTCGTGTGACGTCTGCTGTGACGGGGTGTGGGACACAGTGTCGGAGGAGCTGGCGTCACGCGATGCCGGGCCAGCGGTCTTATCGCCCACACTCTGACGCGCACCACCATCAGCACCAGGGCGTTCGATCCCAGAACGCTGCCCGACGTCACTCTTCGGCACGAACCTCCCCGGCGGCGGCGGAAACGTAGGCGGCACCGCCGCGTTCATCTGCGTCGTCGACATCTCGTACGACTGCGCCAGCCTCGTCATCTGCTGGACCGCCTCGTGGTGGTCCCCGTTGAGCTTGGAGAAGGCCTTCTGGCCGACCTCCCGCGAGTCCGGGTCGTTGTGGAACTCCCTCGCCGCCTGGAGGTTGTCCGCCGCCGCCGTGTCGTACTTCGGCATGCTCGCCTTGACCTGGACGATCGTCGTGGCCGCCTCGATCATCCACTTGCCGCCGACCGTGCTGTACTCCCCCAGCTTCAGCGTCGCGTTGCCCGCGGTGTTGACCCACTCCTCGAAGTCTCGGGCGGCTTGGCCCTCCCAGCCCTCCACGCGGTAGTTCTTGAGGTCGTTGCCGATCTTCGTGATCGTGGTCGCGGCCTCCTGCAGCAGCTGGCCGCGCGACTTCACCGTGTCCGCGTTGACCGGTGCGAGCATCGCCAGGAGTTCCTGGTGCGAGTGGCCCTCGAAATTGGTCGCCATTACATTTCACCCCCGTTGCCCGGGTGGCTCTTCGCCGCCGCCGCGGCCTGGTCGGCCGCCGCCTTCTGCGTGTCCAGCTTCGGGTCGTACCAGCCCTGGGCTTCGGTGTTCAGCCTCCGCATGCGCTGCTTGATCTCTTCGTCCATGTTCTGGTAGCTGACGCTCGAGGCCTGTACCGCGATGCCGAGTGCCTCGATCTGTACTCCCAGCGCCTTGGAAAGCTTCTCCAGCTCGGTACGGACCTTGTCGTACGCCGTGTAGAGGCCGTCCGCCTCGGGGAAGCCGTGGCCGAGGTCGGTCTTGCCCAGGGTGCCGTCCGCGATCTTGCCGTGGTCTGCCTGGGAGCCCTTCAGCTGCTCAAGGAGCGCGTCCACCCGCTGCTTGTACTTGGTCATCGGCTCGTGTTCGACGAACAGCGCCGGCATCTGGGCGGCGATCATCACCTGGTTCGCCACGACCGCCGCCGGTCCCAGGAACGGGATCGCCGCGATCACACTCTTGTCCACGTCCTCTGCCACGATGGCCTCCCCGACTCCCCGTATCCCCGTTGTCCCCGTGATTCCCCGTCAGTACGGCGTTTCCACCGCACCCCGTCCCCGAACTTCGCGCGCGTACGCAGACGTACAGATCACTCTAGCGACCGCCACCGACAAGCCCCAAGTCCGATGTTGCAGGTGCAATGTGGGTCACACGGTCACGAGTTGGGCGCCGCGACCGCCGCCGATGGCCGGATCGGGAGCCTGTTGACCGGGCGGCCCGTCGCCGCGCGCACCGCCGAGGCCACCGCCGCCGGGGCCGTCACCACCGGGACCGCACTCGCAGCCTTCGCGCCGAAGGGCGCCACGACGTCCCGTTCCTCGACCAGTTTCACGATCCGCACGGTCGGCGCGTCCAGCGCCGTCGGCAGCGCGTAGCCCGTCAGGTCGGGGTGGCGGATGAGGCCCGCCGCCGAGCGGAGGTTCTCCGTCAGGGCCGCGCCGACGCCCTGGGTGACGCCCGCTTCGATACGGGCTTCCAGCTGGCGGGGGTTGAGGATCCGGCCGACGTCCTGGGCCACGGCCAGCTCGACCACGCGCACCGAGCCGAGTTCGATGTCCACGTCGACCACCGCGCGGATCGCGCAGAACGCGAGCCCCACGAAGGCGTCGCCCTGCCCGTCCGCGTCCAGCGGTTCGGTCGGGTGGGGTCGGCACTGGGCCGTCGCCCAGAGTTCCTTGCCCGCCATGGCCTCCGCGACGGTGGTGGAGAACGCGCCGTCGTACGACGTGATCCGGCCATCCGTGATCTGGAGCAGCTCGGTGGACATGCCGAGCTTGTGGGCCATCGGCTGGAGCAGCTGCGTACGGACCATCTTGGCCGCCCGCTCCACCGCCCCGCCCGACACCCACGTGTGGCGGCCGTGCGCCGACGCGCCCGCGGGCGGCTGGTCCGTGTCGACCGGGGCCGTCACCACCTCGTCCACGCCCAGCACTTCCTGGACGATCTGCCGGGCGAGCGTGGCGAAGCCCTGTCCGGTGTCGACGGCCGCGCAGATCACCGTCGCGACGCCGTCCTGCACCTTCACGGTGGCCGTGGACACCTCGTCGGTGCCCTCCGCGCCGAGCATGTGCACCATGCCCACGCCGTACCCGACGCCGCGCCGCACCGCGCCCGGTTCGCCCGCGCCCTCGGGGCCGCCGGGCAGCAGCCACTCCTCCTCCGGCGTGTCCTTGGGCAGCGAGGGGAGTTCGAAGTCGCGCACCGCGCGCAGCAGTTCGGCCACCGGCGCCGGGCAGGTGACGGTCTGTCCGGTGGGGAGCAGGTCGCCGGTCGCCAGGACGTTGCGCATGCGCAGCTCGGCGCCGTCGATGCCCAGGGCCGCCGCCAGCTTGTCCATCTGGCCCTCGTACGCCGCGCACACCTGCATGGCGCCCTCGCCGCGGACGTGGCCCGACGGCGGGTTGTTGGTGCGCACGGCCCAGCCCTCGACGAAGGCGTGCGGGACGACGTACGGACCGCACGCGAAGGCGACGGCCGCGGCCAGCGACTCCGCCGAGGAGTCGGCGTAGGCCCCCGCGTCCATCAGGATCTGGGCCTCCACCTTGACCAGCCGGCCCTCCGCGTCCGCGTGGTGGCGGTAGCGCAGCAGGGTCGGGTGGCGGTGGGCGTGCCCGAGGAAGGACTCCTCGCGGGTGGCGGCCAGTTTGACGGGGCAGCCGGTGCGCAGCGCGAGCAGGCCCAGCGGCAGCTGGAAGGCGGGGTCCTCTCGGTCGGCGGTCGCGCCCGGGACGCCGGTGACGACGACCTTGACCCGGTCGGGTTCGAGGCCGAAGCAGGCGGCCGCGAGGTCGCGGTCGGTGTGCGGGTCGGTGGAGGCGGTGTAGATCTCGACGCCGCCGTCGGGGCGCGGCACGGCGAGCCCGGCCTCGGCGCCGATGGGGGCGGGGTCCTGGCGGCCGATCCGGTACAGGCCTTCGACGACGACGTCGCCGACGGCCTCCGGGTCGCCGTAGCGGAGCGGGATGTGCCGGATCAGGTTGCCGTCGGGGTGCAGCGGCGGCGCGCCGAAGGAGTGTTCGGGGTCGGTGACCGCGTCCAGCAGCTCGTACTCGACCGCGATCGCGGCGGCGGCCAGCCGGGCCGTGTCCGGGTGGTCGGCGGCCACGGCGGCGATGGCTTCGCCGTGGTGGCGGACGAGGTCGTGGGCGAAGACCGGGCGGTCGGCGATGCGGCGGCCGTGGGTGGTGGCGCCGGGGACGTCGGCGTGGGTGACCACGGCCCGGACGCCCGGCATCTCCGCGGCGGCCGAGGTGTCGATGGAGCGGATCCGGGCGTGGGCGTGCGGGGAGCGCAGTACGGCGGCCCAGAGCAGGCCTTCGGCCCACAGGTCGGCGGCGTAGGGGAAGGTGCCCTCGGACTTGGCGCGCGAGTCCGCGGCGGGGACGGACGCGCCGATTCCGCGCAGCACCTCGGGCTCGGCGGCCTCGGCCATCGCCGTGACGGAGAACGATCCGGTGGCGGGCCCCGTTCCCAGGGTCCCCGCTCCCAAGGTCCCCGTTCCCAGGGTTCCTGCTCCCAGGGTTCCCGCTCCCAAGGTCCCCGTTCCCACGGCGCCCGGTCCCACGGCCCCAGGCCCGGCCCCCGGTCCGGCCCCCGCGGCCGGTCCCGTCGCCGTCGCCGCGTCGTGCCCGCTCACGCCATGCCTCCGTGCTGGTGGTCCGGGTGGATGCCGCCCTCGCCGGGCGCCGCCTGGTGCGGGATGCGCGGTTCCGCGCCCCCCGGAGAGCCGATCGGAGCGCCCGGAGAGCCGCCCGCCGCCGCCTCGGCGGCCGCCTCGCGCTCGGCGACGACCTCGCCGACGGCCTCGATGACGCCCCGGTAGCCGGAGCACCGGCAGAGGTTGCCGCAGAGGGCCTGGCGGGTTTCCAGCTCGCTGGGGGCGTGGTTGCCCTCCAGCAGGTCGTGGATGGTCATGGCCATGCCGGGCACGCAGAACCCGCACTGGACGGCTCCCGACCGGCACAGCGCCTGCTGCACGTCGGAGAGTTCACCGTCGGTGGCCAGGCCCTCGACCGTACGGACCTCACTGCTCGCGGCGGTCGCGGCGGGCACCAGGCAGGAGGCGACCAGCCGGCCGTCGACCTGCACGGCGCAGGCGCCGCACTCGCCCTGCGAGCACCCGTCCTTGGCGCCGGCCAGGCCGAGCCGCTCGCGCAGCACGTAGAGCAGCGACTCGCCGATCCAGGCGCCGGTGACGGGCCGGTCGGCGCCGTTGACGCGCAGCACGTAGGAGGCGAGGGGATGCTCCTCGTGCGCCGGTACCTGGGCCGGGACCTGGTCCGAGACCTCTACCGGTACCTGGGCCGGGACCTCTGCCAGGACCTGGTCCGGAAGCTGCGCCGCGGCCTCCACGGCTACCGGGTCCGGGGCCTGGTCGGCGACCGGTGCCTCCGCCGGTCCCGCGGCCTCTTCCTCGTACGTCGCCTGCGCGTCCGGGACCTCCGCGGGATCCCCGCCCCCGGGGGCCGTACCGGTTTCCCGGCGCTCCCCCTCGGCCCCGCCCGGCGCACCGCCGGCTCCGGCGAAGCCGGAGACAGGCCCGTGCCCGTGCTCAGGGCCCTGCCCGTGCTCGGAGGCGTGCCCCTGCTCCGGGCCGTGGACCTGCTCCGCGCCGTGGACCTCGGCGGCCGGGTGCGGGCGCTCCGCGGTCACCGGGGCCGCGGCGGCGCCGTGCGCGGCGTCGATGTCGGGGGCGGCCGGGTGCACCGGCCCCTCCCCGTGCGCCAGGTGGTCGAAGTCCTCCACGTGCTGGACGTGCTGGACGTGCTGGAGGTGGTCCGGGAGCGGCGTGCCCACGCCGGGGCCGCCGAGCACCCGCGGCCCGCGCGGCAGCGGCGTCGCCGTGCCCACGCCGGGTCCGCCCATCACCCGGCGCCCCGCGCCGAAGCCGGAGGCGGAGGGGGGAGCGGGGGCAGGGGCGGAGGCGGGCAGCGCGCCCGTGTTCATGGTCTGCTCGGGGTCGAGGGCGCCGAAGGCGTCGAAGCCGCCGCCGAGGGAGTCCCGCGGGTCGGCGCCGGGGCCGGGCACGGCCTGCGCGAGCGCGTCGGGCTCCGCGAACGGTTCCACCGCACGCTCGGCCACCGGCTCGCCCACCGGGTCCGCGAAGGTCTCCGCGTACGTCTCCGCGAACGTCTCCGCACCGGAGAACCCGAGGTCGGGCTGGGTGGCCCAGGGAGCCGCGGCGCCGCCCGGCAGGGTGGCCGGGGCCTGGCTCCAGTCGGCCTCCAGGCCGCCGTGGCGGAACTCGCCGGACTCCTCGGGCAGTTCCCCGTCGACGACGGGGATCGCCCACTGTCCGGTCTGCCCGGCCTGCCCCGTATGCGCCCCCAGGTCGAACTGGCCGGTATCGCCGGCCTCCGGGAAGCGCCACTCGGCGGTCGTGGTCCCGGAATCGAGCCCAGAGTCGTGCCCGGAATCGAGCCCCGCATCGTGCCCGGAGTCGTGCCCGTGGTCCTGCCCGTGCGCGTACCCGTACTCGTACGCGTGCTCGTACCCGGGAGCCACACCGGCACCAGATCCGGCACCCGCGTCGGGGCCCCCCTCCGGGCCCTGGTCCGCGTCGCCGTGCAGCCCGGCCATCGCGGACGCGGGCATCGGGATGACCGCCGGGATCGGGCCCAGCACCGGCGCGGGCGCGGCCTGCACGCGGGCGACGGGTTCCGCCGGGGCCGAACCGCCCGCCTCCGGCCAGCGCACCGGGAGCGTCCAGGTCCCGGTCGCGGCCGGGTCCGTACCGGCCGAGCCGAGCGGCACGATCATCGGCGGCGGCACGAACCCGTGCCCGGGGGCCGCCAGCGGCTCCCCGATGCCCGCCTCGCCCAGCATGTCGGGGGGCAGCTGCACGAACGCCGTCGCGTCCGAGTCGTACTCCCCGCCGTGCGGCACCGGCTCCCAGCCCCATGTGGTGCCCGCGCCGCCATTGCCCGTACCGTCGCTCACGCCGTCGCTCGCGTTCTCGTTCTCGCTCATGAGGTCAGCGCCCTCCCCAGGGCCCTCCGTGCCAGTACCGCCACCGTGCGCCGCAAGTGCAGCACCGCGGGGGCCACCGCTTCGCCCTGGTCCGGTACGCAGGCGGCCGCGACGTATTCGCCGAAGGCCTCCAGCGCGTCCGGGGCCAGCGTGCGCTCCCCGTCCCAGTCGATCAGCGAGGCCACCCACTGCTCGGCTTCCAGGGGGCGCAGCGGCATCGGCGCGACCGCGCCCACCGCGATGCGCACGCCCCGGCGCGCGGGGTCGAGTACGAGCCCCACGGACGCCACCGCGCGCCCCGGGCCGGTCCGGCCCGTGGCCTTCAGGAACACCTGCGGGGCGTGCAGCAGGGGTACCCGGACGAAGCCGATGAGTTCACCGGGTCGCAACATTTCCCGCCCGGCCAGCAGGTGCGAGACCGGGATCTCCCGGCGCGAGCCGCCCGGGCCCACGATGACGAGGACCGCCTCCAGCGCCGCCAGCACCGGCAGCGCGTCGCCGGTCGGGGCGGCCGTGGCGATGTTGCCGCCGAGCGTGCCCGCGTTGCGGATCTGCGGCGGCCCGGCGGCGCGGGCGGCCGCGGCCAGGGCCGGGATCAGTGCCGCGAAGTCGGGGCGGCCCATCCGCGCGTGGGTGAGTCCGGCGCCGAGCAGGGCGTGGCCGTCCTGGTACTGCCAGCCGCGGATCTCGTTGATCCGGCCGAGGCCCACCAGTGCGGCCGGGCGCAGCAGCCCGGCGTTGACGGCGGCCATGAGGTCGGTGCCGCCGGCCACGGGCACGGCGGCGGGCATGGCGGCCAGCGCCGCCACGGCCTCGTCGAGCGAGGCCGGCAGCGTCACGGACTGCGTCGGCTGCGGCCCCTGAGGTGAATCCGGTGCGTGCAGTGCGTGCGGTGCGTGCGTGGTCAACCCAGCTGCCCCTTCCCGATGTCCCGGCGCTCACGCCTGTTCCGCCGTACGGTACGTGCTCACGACCGGGACGTGGCAACTCTGGCACATCTTCGGGGACGCCCGGCGCGAGGGTCGGCCGGGCGCCCCCGCCGGACCCGCGCCGTCGCCCGGCCCCGCCCGGCCCGCACCGACCTCCGCCCGGAACGCCCGTTTACCCACCTATCACCCGTATTCGAGGAAGAGTTCCCTTAATCTCCCCCACCGCTTCACCAGCCGCACACTGCTGCTTCACACAGTCGGCGGGACCCCGCCTCACACGGTCGGCGGGACCCCGTCCTTGGGCCGCCCGAGCACCCCGGGCCTGCGCTGCCAGGGCAACGGGCCGCCCGGCGGCCGGTAGTCGACCCCGAGGGCGTCGAGACGCGCGTAGTGCCCGCCCGCCGGAACACCCGCAGGAACACCCGGCCGACCGCCCTCCAGCCCGCCCATCCGCCCCTCGAAGTCCGCGTAGTCCCGCGCGCCCGGTTCGGGCAGCCGCGACCACACCACCTCGGCGAAGGCGGCCAGCCGCGGGAACACCTGGTAGTCCACCCGCCCCTGGTGCTCCATCACCTCGGTCCACACGTTGGCCTGCGCGCCCAGCACGCGTTCCGCGGCCCGTGCGGACAACTGCGGCGGCACCGGTTCAAAGCGGTAGACGTCCTCCAGCGTGCGCACGTACCCGATCGGCATCGGCTCGTCCGGGCCCGGCGCCTGACGGTGGTCCAGGTACACCTGCTGCTCGGGGCACATCACCACGTCGTGCCCGGCCTCGGCGGCCGCGATCCCGCCCGCGTAGCCGCGCCAGGAGGAGACGGCGGCCCCGTCGGCCAGGCCGCCCTCCAGGATCTCGTCCCACCCGATCAGCCGCCGCCCGCGCTCGGCGAGCCAGCCGTCGAAGTGCCGGATGAACCAGGACTGCAGGCCGTCCTCGTCCTTGACCCCCAGCTCCCGGATCCGCTCCTGGGCGGCCCGGGAGGCCGCCCACTGCGTCTTGGGGCATTCGTCCCCGCCCACGTGCACGAAGGGCGAGACCTCCGCCGGGAAGAGCTCCAGCACCTCCTCGAAGACGCCTTCGTAGAAGCGCAGCACGGCCTCGGTGGGCGCGAGCACGTTCTCGTTGATGCCCCAGTCGTCCCACACCCCGAGCGCCGCCGTGTCGACGACGTCGGTGTTGCCCAGCTCCGGGTAGGCGGCGATGGCGGCCTGCGCGTGCCCCGGCAGGTCGATCTCGGGCACCACCCGCACGTGCCGGGCGGCCGCGTAGGCGACGATCTCGCGGATGTCGTCCTGGGTGTAGAAGCCGCCGTGCGGGGTGTCGTTCCACAGCGGGGAGTCCCGGTGGCCCCAGCGCGAGCGCGGGCGCCAGGCGCCGACCCCGGTGAGCCGGGGGTGGCGCTTGATCTCGATCCGCCAGCCCTGGTCGTCCGTCAGGTGCAGGTGCAGCACGTTGAGCTTGTGGGCGGCCAGCAGGTCGATGTAGCGCAGGACGCCGTCCTTGGGCAGGAAGTGGCGGCAGACGTCGAGCAGCAGCCCGCGCCAGCCGAACCGGGGCGCGTCACGGACCGTCCCGTACGGCAGGCTCCAGCGCGCCCCGGGCAGCGGTGCCCGCCGGAAGGCGTGCGGCCCGAGCAGCTGACGCAGCGTCTGCGCGCCCCAGAACACCCCCGCGGGCCCGCCGCCGCGGATCAGGGCGCCATCGGCGCTCACCGTCAGCTCGTACCCCTCGGGGCCCAGCTCGCGCCCGACGCCCTCGTCGACGAGGAGCCGTACGTCGGCACGTCCATCGGGGTCGGCGGGCTCGGCGGGCGGCAGGCTCCACCCGGCGGCGGCCCCCAGCACCCCCCGCAGCCAGCGCGCGGTGGCCTGCGTACCGGGTCCGGCGGCGAGGTCGGGCTCGGGCCCGAACGCGTAGCGGACCGCGCCCGCCTGAAAGGTGGCTTCGCGGGGTGCGGGGATCAGATCGTGGTCCATGGGTCGGCCCTCCACGACGGCCGCCGCGGCGGGCGCGACGGCGCGGTGCGTTGCACTCTGCGCAACAGCCGTTCCGCAGGGCGCTCGTTGGGGCCGACCCTACCGGTGCCCGGCCCGAACGCAGAAGGGCCCCCGGGCGCGCCTCGGCGCACTCGGGGGCCCTTCCGGACCTGCGACGGAACTCAGGTGGAGGTCAGG
This is a stretch of genomic DNA from Streptomyces sp. NBC_00536. It encodes these proteins:
- a CDS encoding (2Fe-2S)-binding protein, with the protein product MSENENASDGVSDGTGNGGAGTTWGWEPVPHGGEYDSDATAFVQLPPDMLGEAGIGEPLAAPGHGFVPPPMIVPLGSAGTDPAATGTWTLPVRWPEAGGSAPAEPVARVQAAPAPVLGPIPAVIPMPASAMAGLHGDADQGPEGGPDAGAGSGAGVAPGYEHAYEYGYAHGQDHGHDSGHDAGLDSGHDSGLDSGTTTAEWRFPEAGDTGQFDLGAHTGQAGQTGQWAIPVVDGELPEESGEFRHGGLEADWSQAPATLPGGAAAPWATQPDLGFSGAETFAETYAETFADPVGEPVAERAVEPFAEPDALAQAVPGPGADPRDSLGGGFDAFGALDPEQTMNTGALPASAPAPAPPSASGFGAGRRVMGGPGVGTATPLPRGPRVLGGPGVGTPLPDHLQHVQHVQHVEDFDHLAHGEGPVHPAAPDIDAAHGAAAAPVTAERPHPAAEVHGAEQVHGPEQGHASEHGQGPEHGHGPVSGFAGAGGAPGGAEGERRETGTAPGGGDPAEVPDAQATYEEEAAGPAEAPVADQAPDPVAVEAAAQLPDQVLAEVPAQVPVEVSDQVPAQVPAHEEHPLASYVLRVNGADRPVTGAWIGESLLYVLRERLGLAGAKDGCSQGECGACAVQVDGRLVASCLVPAATAASSEVRTVEGLATDGELSDVQQALCRSGAVQCGFCVPGMAMTIHDLLEGNHAPSELETRQALCGNLCRCSGYRGVIEAVGEVVAEREAAAEAAAGGSPGAPIGSPGGAEPRIPHQAAPGEGGIHPDHQHGGMA
- a CDS encoding FAD binding domain-containing protein, with product MTTHAPHALHAPDSPQGPQPTQSVTLPASLDEAVAALAAMPAAVPVAGGTDLMAAVNAGLLRPAALVGLGRINEIRGWQYQDGHALLGAGLTHARMGRPDFAALIPALAAAARAAGPPQIRNAGTLGGNIATAAPTGDALPVLAALEAVLVIVGPGGSRREIPVSHLLAGREMLRPGELIGFVRVPLLHAPQVFLKATGRTGPGRAVASVGLVLDPARRGVRIAVGAVAPMPLRPLEAEQWVASLIDWDGERTLAPDALEAFGEYVAAACVPDQGEAVAPAVLHLRRTVAVLARRALGRALTS
- a CDS encoding xanthine dehydrogenase family protein molybdopterin-binding subunit, whose product is MAEAAEPEVLRGIGASVPAADSRAKSEGTFPYAADLWAEGLLWAAVLRSPHAHARIRSIDTSAAAEMPGVRAVVTHADVPGATTHGRRIADRPVFAHDLVRHHGEAIAAVAADHPDTARLAAAAIAVEYELLDAVTDPEHSFGAPPLHPDGNLIRHIPLRYGDPEAVGDVVVEGLYRIGRQDPAPIGAEAGLAVPRPDGGVEIYTASTDPHTDRDLAAACFGLEPDRVKVVVTGVPGATADREDPAFQLPLGLLALRTGCPVKLAATREESFLGHAHRHPTLLRYRHHADAEGRLVKVEAQILMDAGAYADSSAESLAAAVAFACGPYVVPHAFVEGWAVRTNNPPSGHVRGEGAMQVCAAYEGQMDKLAAALGIDGAELRMRNVLATGDLLPTGQTVTCPAPVAELLRAVRDFELPSLPKDTPEEEWLLPGGPEGAGEPGAVRRGVGYGVGMVHMLGAEGTDEVSTATVKVQDGVATVICAAVDTGQGFATLARQIVQEVLGVDEVVTAPVDTDQPPAGASAHGRHTWVSGGAVERAAKMVRTQLLQPMAHKLGMSTELLQITDGRITSYDGAFSTTVAEAMAGKELWATAQCRPHPTEPLDADGQGDAFVGLAFCAIRAVVDVDIELGSVRVVELAVAQDVGRILNPRQLEARIEAGVTQGVGAALTENLRSAAGLIRHPDLTGYALPTALDAPTVRIVKLVEERDVVAPFGAKAASAVPVVTAPAAVASAVRAATGRPVNRLPIRPSAAVAAPNS
- a CDS encoding beta-N-acetylhexosaminidase — encoded protein: MDHDLIPAPREATFQAGAVRYAFGPEPDLAAGPGTQATARWLRGVLGAAAGWSLPPAEPADPDGRADVRLLVDEGVGRELGPEGYELTVSADGALIRGGGPAGVFWGAQTLRQLLGPHAFRRAPLPGARWSLPYGTVRDAPRFGWRGLLLDVCRHFLPKDGVLRYIDLLAAHKLNVLHLHLTDDQGWRIEIKRHPRLTGVGAWRPRSRWGHRDSPLWNDTPHGGFYTQDDIREIVAYAAARHVRVVPEIDLPGHAQAAIAAYPELGNTDVVDTAALGVWDDWGINENVLAPTEAVLRFYEGVFEEVLELFPAEVSPFVHVGGDECPKTQWAASRAAQERIRELGVKDEDGLQSWFIRHFDGWLAERGRRLIGWDEILEGGLADGAAVSSWRGYAGGIAAAEAGHDVVMCPEQQVYLDHRQAPGPDEPMPIGYVRTLEDVYRFEPVPPQLSARAAERVLGAQANVWTEVMEHQGRVDYQVFPRLAAFAEVVWSRLPEPGARDYADFEGRMGGLEGGRPGVPAGVPAGGHYARLDALGVDYRPPGGPLPWQRRPGVLGRPKDGVPPTV